A stretch of the Thiomicrospira pelophila DSM 1534 genome encodes the following:
- the thiI gene encoding tRNA uracil 4-sulfurtransferase ThiI, translating to MKYIVKFFPEIMIKGDAVKKKMVRQLHENLLRLLKRLDEEIVTKKYWDKIEVFVPDSSPGLVAAAQGVLLNTPGVDQIWQVKQYPIDTLESVVEKVVPFALPLIKGKTFVVRAKRTGEHDFDSMQLERETGHVLFNQGESKGVSLHNAEVKIEFDVFDGFLNIIEARYPGLGGYPLGSQSEALSLMSGGFDSTVASYLAIKRGIKTHFIFFNLGGTAHELGVKQVAIYLWNRYESSHRIKFISVPFEGVVAELFKSVHESYMGVMLKRLMLQASEKIAKELDVYALITGESVAQVSSQTLKNLAVIDEASSMLVLRPLAMMNKPDIISIAEQIGTKHFAESMPEYCGVISKNPVTKASFHRTLSEASKFDMAVLDEAVDKRDIQPVDQLVDQIVAAAPVEIISELQSGDVVVDIRAENEQKLAPLDDALSVPFYELNQSVKTWNKSSRYLLYCQKGVMSQLHAQYLRDQGVENVFVYRPSQ from the coding sequence ATGAAGTATATAGTTAAATTTTTCCCAGAAATTATGATTAAAGGTGATGCCGTTAAAAAGAAAATGGTGCGCCAGTTGCATGAAAACCTGTTGCGCTTATTGAAGCGACTGGATGAAGAGATCGTTACAAAAAAATACTGGGATAAGATTGAAGTGTTTGTGCCCGATTCATCACCAGGCCTGGTGGCGGCCGCGCAAGGCGTATTATTAAATACTCCTGGAGTTGACCAAATTTGGCAGGTAAAGCAATACCCGATTGATACTTTAGAAAGTGTGGTTGAAAAAGTTGTGCCATTCGCTTTACCTTTGATTAAAGGCAAAACTTTCGTTGTGCGTGCTAAGCGTACCGGTGAACATGATTTTGATTCAATGCAATTGGAGCGTGAAACGGGTCATGTACTGTTTAACCAGGGCGAGTCGAAAGGTGTCAGTCTGCATAATGCAGAAGTTAAAATTGAATTTGATGTGTTTGATGGTTTTTTGAATATTATTGAAGCTCGTTACCCTGGCTTAGGTGGTTACCCGCTGGGCAGTCAAAGTGAAGCTTTGTCTTTAATGTCAGGTGGGTTTGATTCGACAGTGGCGAGTTATTTGGCGATTAAACGTGGCATTAAAACCCATTTCATATTTTTTAATTTGGGTGGTACCGCGCATGAGCTGGGTGTTAAACAAGTTGCGATTTATTTGTGGAATCGTTATGAATCATCCCATCGCATTAAATTTATTAGTGTGCCGTTTGAGGGGGTGGTGGCCGAATTGTTTAAGTCAGTACATGAAAGCTATATGGGGGTGATGCTTAAGCGTTTGATGTTACAGGCGTCTGAAAAAATTGCGAAAGAGCTCGATGTATACGCTTTGATTACAGGGGAGAGCGTGGCACAGGTTTCCAGTCAGACATTGAAGAACTTAGCGGTGATTGATGAAGCGAGCTCCATGCTAGTATTGCGCCCTTTGGCAATGATGAATAAGCCCGATATTATTTCAATTGCGGAACAAATTGGTACCAAGCATTTTGCTGAAAGTATGCCGGAATACTGCGGTGTTATTTCAAAAAATCCAGTCACCAAAGCTTCATTTCATCGAACCTTATCCGAAGCCAGTAAATTTGATATGGCCGTGTTAGATGAGGCGGTCGACAAACGTGATATTCAACCGGTGGATCAATTAGTTGATCAAATTGTGGCCGCCGCTCCGGTGGAAATTATTTCCGAGCTGCAATCGGGTGATGTTGTGGTAGATATTCGAGCCGAAAATGAGCAGAAATTAGCCCCACTAGATGATGCATTAAGTGTACCTTTTTATGAGTTAAATCAATCGGTTAAAACTTGGAATAAGTCGTCCCGTTATTTGTTGTATTGTCAGAAGGGTGTAATGAGCCAGCTACACGCGCAATATTTGCGGGATCAGGGTGTGGAGAATGTATTTGTTTATCGCCCCTCTCAATAA